A genomic stretch from Streptomyces venezuelae ATCC 10712 includes:
- a CDS encoding NAD(P)/FAD-dependent oxidoreductase has protein sequence MVVEQRKAAVVGAGVAGLTAAYVLASSYEVTLYEADGRLGGHAHTRELPGPGGRALPVDSGFIVHNERTYPTLLRLFRELEIGTQDAEMSMSVRCDGCGLEYAGARGAAGLFASRAALRARYLRLLAEVPVFHRGARRLLARGAHAGVTFGDFLREGGFSPYFVSHFALPLVSAVWSCPARTALSYPAAYLFAFLHHHGLLSITGSPQWKTVTGGSASYVTAAAKRVHRIRASSPVEAVRRTGRGALVTTGDGDTGAYDAVVIATHPDQALRMLADPTADEKRVLGAFTYAHNPTVLHTDTSFLPRSPKARASWNYRMSGCEPSTAPVRVSYDMERLQRLPAGSGYVVTLGGEDGIATDRVVERMVYEHPVYTPTSVAAQKELPRLNTGVTAYAGAWHGWGFHEDGCRSGVQAARSLGVDW, from the coding sequence ATCGTGGTCGAACAGCGCAAGGCGGCGGTAGTAGGCGCCGGCGTGGCGGGCCTGACGGCCGCCTACGTGCTGGCGTCCTCGTACGAGGTCACCCTGTACGAGGCGGACGGCCGGCTCGGCGGCCACGCCCACACCCGCGAGCTGCCCGGTCCCGGCGGTCGGGCTCTCCCCGTGGACTCGGGATTCATCGTCCACAACGAGCGCACCTACCCCACCCTGCTCCGGCTGTTCCGGGAACTGGAGATCGGCACGCAGGACGCCGAGATGAGCATGTCGGTCCGGTGCGACGGGTGCGGGCTGGAGTACGCGGGTGCCCGGGGCGCGGCAGGTCTCTTCGCCTCCCGCGCGGCCCTGCGGGCCCGGTACCTCCGGCTCCTGGCAGAGGTACCCGTCTTTCACCGAGGTGCCCGGCGGCTGCTGGCGCGCGGGGCTCATGCGGGCGTCACCTTCGGGGACTTCCTGCGCGAGGGCGGGTTCTCCCCCTACTTCGTCAGCCACTTCGCCCTGCCGCTCGTCTCCGCCGTGTGGTCCTGCCCCGCCCGCACCGCGCTGTCGTACCCGGCCGCCTATCTCTTCGCCTTCCTGCACCACCACGGCCTGCTGTCGATCACCGGCTCCCCGCAGTGGAAGACCGTCACCGGCGGCTCAGCCTCCTACGTCACCGCCGCCGCCAAACGCGTCCACCGCATCCGCGCCTCAAGCCCGGTCGAAGCCGTCCGGCGCACGGGCCGGGGCGCTCTCGTCACCACCGGTGACGGCGACACCGGCGCATACGACGCGGTGGTCATCGCCACGCACCCCGATCAGGCGTTGCGCATGCTCGCGGACCCCACCGCCGACGAGAAGCGGGTGCTGGGCGCCTTCACGTACGCGCACAACCCCACCGTGCTGCACACCGACACCTCCTTCCTGCCCCGTTCCCCGAAGGCACGGGCCAGCTGGAACTACCGGATGAGCGGCTGCGAGCCCTCCACCGCACCCGTACGCGTCAGCTACGACATGGAGCGCCTCCAGCGGCTGCCCGCCGGCTCCGGCTACGTCGTCACGCTGGGCGGTGAGGACGGCATCGCCACGGACCGCGTGGTCGAGCGGATGGTCTATGAGCATCCGGTCTACACGCCCACGTCGGTCGCTGCGCAGAAGGAACTGCCGCGCCTCAACACCGGTGTCACCGCGTACGCCGGGGCCTGGCACGGCTGGGGTTTCCACGAGGACGGCTGCCGATCAGGTGTCCAGGCGGCCCGTTCCCTGGGGGTGGACTGGTGA
- a CDS encoding anti-sigma factor: MNHHATDAHTLAAAYALGALDDTERKEFDAHLRTCEACRQEVAEFQATTARLAAAVSHAPPAAAKAEVMVAIDGVRQLPPRIPAPSAVPALGGFLRRRAVPWALAASVAAAVLGGVAVWQTQSGQDLEQQARQAQQQLDAVSAVLAAPDARTVHGKAANGALTTVVSSDQQNQAVFTAANLPAPGVGKTYQLWLDHEGTMRPAGLMEHDGTVILAGNPADAGAVGLTLEPAGGSPEPTTAPLLLMAMPA, from the coding sequence ATGAACCACCACGCCACCGACGCCCACACCCTCGCCGCCGCCTACGCCCTCGGCGCCCTCGACGACACCGAGCGCAAGGAGTTCGACGCCCACCTCCGGACGTGCGAGGCCTGCCGGCAGGAAGTCGCCGAGTTCCAGGCCACCACGGCCCGCCTCGCCGCGGCCGTCTCCCACGCGCCCCCGGCCGCGGCGAAGGCCGAGGTCATGGTCGCCATCGACGGCGTACGGCAGCTGCCCCCGCGCATTCCCGCCCCCAGCGCGGTGCCTGCCCTCGGTGGTTTTCTCCGTCGTCGTGCGGTGCCCTGGGCGCTCGCCGCCAGCGTGGCCGCCGCCGTACTCGGAGGCGTCGCGGTATGGCAGACGCAGAGCGGACAGGACCTGGAGCAGCAAGCCCGCCAGGCCCAGCAGCAGCTCGACGCGGTCAGCGCCGTCCTGGCGGCCCCGGATGCCCGCACCGTTCACGGCAAGGCCGCCAACGGAGCCCTGACCACCGTCGTCTCCTCCGACCAGCAGAACCAGGCCGTCTTCACCGCCGCCAACCTTCCCGCGCCCGGTGTCGGGAAGACGTACCAGCTGTGGCTCGACCACGAGGGCACCATGCGCCCGGCCGGACTGATGGAACACGACGGCACCGTGATCCTCGCCGGGAACCCCGCGGACGCGGGAGCCGTCGGGCTCACCCTGGAACCCGCCGGAGGCTCCCCCGAGCCCACGACCGCCCCCCTGCTCCTCATGGCCATGCCCGCCTGA
- the sigK gene encoding ECF RNA polymerase sigma factor SigK, translated as MNQPIPFGTGRPADTGRDDLTDVMQQVAQGDKQAFSALYDGLAPLVFGIVLKVVRDRAQSEEVAQEVMIDLWRQAARYRPEAGSVRTWAATIAHRRAVDRVRSAQAATDREHAQAAREHTTAFDEVAEQVETRLESEQVRRCLRGLTEVQRQAVTLAYYQGLTYREVAEALRTPLPTIKTRMRDGLIRLRDCMGVTT; from the coding sequence GTGAACCAACCCATCCCCTTCGGCACCGGCCGTCCCGCCGACACGGGCCGAGACGATCTCACCGACGTCATGCAGCAGGTCGCCCAGGGCGACAAGCAGGCGTTCTCCGCCCTCTACGACGGCCTCGCCCCCCTGGTCTTCGGCATCGTGCTCAAAGTCGTACGCGACCGGGCCCAGTCGGAGGAGGTCGCTCAGGAGGTCATGATCGACCTGTGGCGCCAGGCCGCCCGCTACCGGCCCGAAGCCGGTTCCGTCAGGACCTGGGCCGCGACGATCGCCCACCGCCGGGCCGTCGACCGGGTCCGCTCCGCCCAGGCGGCGACCGACCGCGAGCACGCCCAGGCCGCCCGCGAGCACACCACCGCTTTCGACGAGGTCGCCGAGCAGGTCGAGACCCGCCTGGAGTCCGAGCAGGTCCGCCGCTGCCTGCGCGGCCTGACCGAGGTCCAGCGCCAGGCCGTGACCCTGGCCTACTACCAGGGACTGACCTACCGTGAAGTCGCCGAAGCCCTGCGCACGCCTCTTCCCACCATCAAGACACGCATGCGCGACGGGCTCATCCGGCTCCGCGACTGCATGGGGGTGACCACATGA
- a CDS encoding molybdopterin-dependent oxidoreductase, whose product MPGVSSFRSKLVRAALGALAGLLAAFTALAVAELVAGLVRPEAGPVTVVGGAVIDRTPAAVKDFAIRTFGENDKTVLQLGILAMLALLALALGVLALSHRRAGAAGALLFGVVGAAAALSRPDSTGLGDVLPSAAGALAGALALYVLAAKAVRVPDPAGAGGEDGEGGWSRRGFLTAAGVTAVAATSAGALGRFFTGRQGQGAVASREGLVLPGPASPAPALPAGVQLKVPGVTAFATPNSDFYRVDTALTVPKVDAGTWRLRIHGKGVARPLTYTLDQLLARPLIERDITLTCVSNEVGGPYIGSARWLGVPLVGLLKEAGVIPPSRGGEADQLVVRSVDGMTLGTPVEDVMDGRDAMLAVGMNGEPLPFDHGFPARMLVPGLYGYVSACKWITDIELTTFDAYDPYWVKRKWARRAPIKTQSRIDTPKPFARPNAGTVVVAGVAWAQHRGISRVEIRVDDGPWQDADLAAQAGVDTWRQWSYRWNATAGGHNITVRATDGTGQTQTEQRTRTIPDGASGRHSVFVTVT is encoded by the coding sequence ATGCCGGGTGTGAGCAGCTTCCGCAGCAAACTCGTCCGCGCCGCACTCGGTGCCCTCGCCGGGCTCCTGGCCGCCTTCACGGCGCTGGCCGTGGCCGAGCTGGTGGCCGGACTGGTGCGGCCCGAGGCAGGGCCGGTGACCGTCGTGGGCGGGGCGGTGATCGACCGCACGCCCGCTGCGGTGAAGGACTTCGCGATCCGCACCTTCGGGGAGAACGACAAGACCGTCCTGCAGCTCGGCATCCTCGCGATGCTCGCCCTCCTCGCCCTCGCCCTGGGCGTCCTCGCCCTGTCCCATCGGCGAGCGGGCGCCGCAGGCGCGCTGCTCTTCGGGGTCGTCGGAGCGGCGGCCGCCCTCAGCCGCCCCGACTCCACCGGCCTCGGCGACGTCCTCCCCTCTGCCGCCGGGGCACTTGCCGGAGCACTCGCCCTCTATGTCCTCGCGGCGAAAGCCGTCCGGGTGCCCGACCCGGCCGGCGCGGGCGGAGAGGACGGCGAGGGCGGATGGAGCCGGCGTGGCTTTCTCACCGCGGCTGGTGTGACAGCCGTGGCGGCGACCTCGGCCGGCGCGCTGGGCAGGTTCTTCACAGGCCGGCAAGGCCAGGGAGCCGTCGCTTCCCGCGAGGGTCTGGTCCTGCCCGGGCCTGCCTCCCCGGCACCCGCCCTCCCTGCCGGCGTCCAGCTGAAGGTCCCCGGTGTCACCGCCTTCGCCACTCCCAACAGCGACTTCTACCGCGTCGACACGGCCCTGACCGTCCCCAAGGTCGATGCCGGAACCTGGCGGCTGCGTATTCACGGCAAGGGGGTCGCCCGGCCCCTCACCTACACCCTCGACCAGCTTCTCGCACGGCCCCTCATCGAACGTGACATCACCCTGACCTGTGTCTCGAACGAGGTCGGAGGCCCCTACATCGGTTCCGCCCGCTGGCTGGGCGTCCCCCTCGTCGGCCTTCTGAAGGAGGCCGGCGTGATCCCCCCGTCGCGGGGAGGCGAGGCCGATCAGCTGGTGGTGCGCTCGGTGGACGGCATGACGCTCGGCACCCCGGTCGAGGACGTCATGGACGGCCGCGACGCGATGCTCGCGGTCGGCATGAACGGCGAGCCTCTCCCCTTCGACCACGGCTTCCCCGCACGCATGCTCGTCCCCGGCCTCTACGGGTACGTGTCGGCCTGCAAGTGGATCACCGACATCGAGCTGACCACCTTCGACGCCTACGACCCGTACTGGGTCAAGCGGAAGTGGGCCCGCCGCGCGCCGATCAAGACCCAGTCCCGCATCGACACCCCCAAGCCCTTCGCCCGCCCGAACGCCGGCACCGTCGTCGTCGCCGGCGTCGCCTGGGCCCAGCACCGCGGCATCAGCCGGGTCGAGATCCGCGTCGACGACGGTCCCTGGCAGGACGCCGACCTCGCCGCCCAGGCCGGCGTCGACACCTGGCGCCAGTGGTCCTACCGCTGGAACGCCACCGCCGGCGGACACAACATCACCGTCCGCGCCACCGACGGCACCGGCCAGACCCAGACCGAACAGCGCACCCGGACCATCCCCGACGGAGCGAGCGGCCGGCACAGCGTCTTCGTCACCGTCACCTAG
- a CDS encoding fasciclin domain-containing protein, with protein MNSMKIRRTAIAVTAAALLPLSLAACSDSDSATKAAPPNAAGDQAQTTATPTDDAMTGDQPFGPACAGVPKEGAGSFDGMAKDPVATAASNNPALSTLVTAVKQAGLVDTLNNAENITVFAPTNEAFAKIPKADLDKVLADKDMLTKILTYHVVGEKLTPKQLENGTFETLQKGTLTTKGSGEDYTVNDTSKVVCGNVKTSNANVYIVDTVLMPK; from the coding sequence ATGAACAGCATGAAGATCCGTCGCACCGCCATCGCCGTCACGGCGGCAGCGCTGCTGCCCCTCTCCCTGGCCGCGTGCTCGGACTCCGACAGCGCCACCAAGGCCGCCCCGCCGAACGCGGCCGGCGACCAGGCACAGACCACCGCGACGCCCACCGACGACGCCATGACCGGCGACCAGCCCTTCGGCCCCGCCTGCGCCGGCGTCCCGAAGGAGGGCGCGGGCTCCTTCGACGGCATGGCCAAGGACCCCGTCGCCACCGCCGCGTCCAACAACCCGGCCCTGTCCACCCTGGTGACCGCGGTCAAGCAGGCCGGACTCGTCGACACCCTCAACAACGCCGAGAACATCACCGTCTTCGCCCCCACCAACGAGGCCTTCGCCAAGATTCCGAAGGCCGACCTCGACAAGGTCCTCGCCGACAAGGACATGCTCACCAAGATCCTCACGTACCACGTCGTCGGCGAGAAGCTCACCCCGAAGCAGCTGGAGAACGGCACCTTCGAGACCCTGCAGAAGGGCACGCTCACCACGAAGGGCTCCGGCGAGGACTACACCGTCAACGACACCTCCAAGGTCGTCTGCGGCAACGTCAAGACGTCCAACGCCAACGTCTACATCGTCGACACCGTCCTCATGCCGAAGTAA
- the dhaK gene encoding dihydroxyacetone kinase subunit DhaK, translating to MRMLINVPETVVADALRGMAAAHPELTVDVERRVVVRRDAPVAGKVALVSGGGSGHEPLHGGFVGPGMLAAACPGEVFTSPVPDQMVRAAAAVDSGAGVLFVVKNYTGDVLNFDMAAELAEDEGIQVAKVLVDDDVAVTDSLYTAGRRGTGATLFVEKIAGAAAEEGAPLERVEAIARRVNARSRSFGVALSACTTPAKGSPTFDLPEGELELGVGIHGEPGRERRPMMTSREIADFAVHAVVEDLAPAGPVIALVNGMGATPLLELYGFNAEVQRVLGERRVAVARTLVGNYVTSLDMAGCSVTLCEVDEELLRLWDAPVQTPALRWGR from the coding sequence TTGAGAATGCTCATCAACGTCCCCGAGACCGTCGTCGCCGACGCGCTGCGCGGAATGGCGGCGGCCCACCCCGAGCTCACCGTGGACGTCGAGCGGCGGGTCGTGGTGCGGAGGGACGCGCCGGTGGCCGGGAAGGTCGCGCTGGTGTCCGGCGGCGGGTCGGGGCATGAACCGCTGCACGGGGGTTTCGTGGGGCCCGGGATGCTGGCGGCCGCGTGCCCGGGAGAGGTCTTCACCTCACCCGTGCCCGACCAGATGGTGCGGGCCGCCGCGGCCGTCGACAGCGGTGCCGGAGTGCTCTTCGTCGTCAAGAACTACACCGGTGACGTACTGAACTTCGACATGGCGGCGGAGCTCGCCGAGGACGAGGGCATCCAGGTCGCCAAGGTTCTGGTCGACGACGACGTCGCCGTCACGGACAGTCTCTACACGGCCGGCCGGCGCGGGACCGGGGCCACCCTGTTCGTGGAGAAGATCGCGGGTGCCGCCGCCGAGGAGGGCGCCCCGCTGGAGCGGGTGGAGGCGATCGCCCGCCGGGTCAACGCACGGTCCCGGTCCTTCGGCGTGGCCCTGAGCGCCTGTACGACCCCGGCCAAGGGCAGCCCCACCTTCGATCTCCCCGAGGGAGAGCTGGAGTTGGGCGTCGGCATCCACGGCGAGCCGGGCCGCGAGCGGCGGCCCATGATGACGTCCCGGGAGATCGCGGACTTCGCCGTCCACGCCGTCGTCGAGGACCTGGCCCCGGCCGGCCCCGTCATCGCCCTGGTGAACGGGATGGGCGCGACGCCGCTCCTGGAGCTCTACGGGTTCAACGCCGAGGTGCAGCGCGTCCTCGGCGAGCGCCGGGTGGCCGTCGCCCGGACCCTGGTCGGGAACTACGTGACCTCCCTCGACATGGCCGGCTGCTCGGTGACCCTGTGCGAGGTCGACGAGGAGCTGCTGCGCCTGTGGGACGCGCCCGTGCAGACGCCCGCGCTGCGCTGGGGCCGGTGA
- the dhaL gene encoding dihydroxyacetone kinase subunit DhaL, with product MTETYGTDFLVRWLTAAAEAVDREADRLTELDSAIGDADHGANLKRGFAAVSETLAKEPPTTPGAVLTTAGRQLISTVGGASGPLYGTLLRRTGKALGDDERVTRAQLADALASGVAAVSQLGGAQAGDKTMLDALGPAVEGLRESFAAGRAAAEEGALATVPLRARKGRASYLGERSVGHQDPGATSSALLFAALDETAGAESPEVPA from the coding sequence ATGACGGAGACGTACGGCACGGACTTCCTGGTGCGCTGGCTCACGGCGGCGGCCGAGGCCGTCGACCGTGAGGCCGACCGGCTCACCGAGCTCGACTCGGCCATCGGCGACGCCGATCACGGCGCCAACCTCAAGCGGGGCTTCGCCGCCGTGTCCGAGACGCTGGCGAAGGAGCCGCCCACGACGCCGGGCGCCGTGCTCACCACCGCCGGGCGGCAGCTGATCTCCACGGTGGGCGGCGCGTCGGGACCGCTGTACGGCACGCTGCTGCGCCGTACCGGAAAGGCGCTGGGCGACGACGAGCGCGTCACCCGCGCGCAGTTGGCCGACGCCCTCGCCTCCGGGGTGGCGGCGGTGTCCCAGCTGGGCGGGGCCCAGGCCGGCGACAAGACGATGCTGGACGCGCTCGGGCCGGCCGTCGAGGGGCTGCGGGAGTCCTTCGCTGCGGGCCGGGCGGCGGCCGAGGAGGGCGCGCTCGCGACCGTACCCCTGCGGGCCCGCAAGGGCAGGGCCAGCTATCTGGGCGAGCGGTCGGTGGGGCATCAGGACCCGGGGGCCACGTCCTCGGCGCTGCTGTTCGCGGCGCTGGACGAGACCGCCGGCGCGGAGAGCCCGGAGGTGCCGGCGTGA
- a CDS encoding PTS-dependent dihydroxyacetone kinase phosphotransferase subunit DhaM gives MSAEAGAGDVSAGAGPGPVGIVLVSHSAAVATAVAELARGLAGGGDLAPVAPAGGTPDGGLGTSAELIAEAAKAVDGGAGVAILVDLGSAVLTVKALLAEGDELPEGARLVDAPFVEGTVAALVTASAGGDLDAVAAAASEAYAYRKE, from the coding sequence GTGAGCGCGGAAGCCGGGGCCGGTGACGTGAGCGCGGGAGCTGGTCCCGGGCCCGTCGGGATCGTGCTCGTGTCGCACAGCGCCGCGGTCGCGACGGCGGTGGCCGAACTCGCCCGCGGCCTGGCGGGCGGCGGCGATCTGGCGCCGGTCGCCCCCGCCGGCGGGACGCCGGACGGCGGTCTGGGGACGAGCGCGGAACTGATCGCCGAGGCGGCGAAGGCCGTCGACGGGGGCGCCGGGGTGGCGATCCTGGTCGACCTCGGCAGCGCGGTGCTCACCGTGAAGGCCCTGCTCGCCGAGGGCGACGAACTGCCCGAGGGCGCCCGACTGGTCGACGCCCCGTTCGTCGAGGGGACCGTCGCGGCGCTGGTCACGGCGAGCGCGGGCGGGGACCTCGACGCGGTGGCCGCGGCGGCGTCGGAGGCGTACGCCTACCGCAAGGAGTGA
- a CDS encoding energy-coupling factor ABC transporter permease: MHIAEGYLPPVHAAAWGVASAPFVVHGVRALTREVRSNPESTLLLGASGAFTFVLSALKLPSVTGSCSHPTGTGLGAILFRPPIMAVLGTITLLFQALLLAHGGLTTLGANAFSMAIVGPWAGYGTYVLFRRFGAPLMVAVFFGAFVADLSTYCVTSVQLALAFPDPGSGVPGALAKFGGIFAVTQIPLAVSEGLLTVLVMRLLTQSSKGDLIRLGVLAGRTAERHEGAAAR, from the coding sequence ATGCATATAGCCGAGGGGTATCTGCCCCCTGTGCACGCGGCCGCCTGGGGCGTCGCGTCCGCGCCGTTCGTCGTCCACGGGGTCCGCGCGCTGACCCGTGAAGTGCGGTCCAATCCCGAGTCCACCCTGCTGCTCGGCGCCTCGGGCGCCTTCACGTTCGTCCTGTCGGCTCTCAAGCTGCCTTCCGTCACCGGCAGTTGCTCGCATCCGACCGGCACCGGCCTGGGCGCGATCCTGTTCCGGCCGCCGATCATGGCGGTCCTGGGCACGATCACCCTGCTCTTCCAGGCCCTGCTGCTCGCCCACGGCGGGCTGACCACGCTCGGCGCGAACGCCTTCTCGATGGCGATCGTCGGGCCCTGGGCGGGATACGGGACGTACGTCCTGTTCCGCCGCTTCGGCGCGCCGCTGATGGTCGCCGTCTTCTTCGGCGCGTTCGTCGCCGACCTGTCCACCTACTGCGTGACCAGCGTCCAGCTGGCGCTCGCGTTCCCCGACCCGGGCAGCGGTGTGCCCGGCGCCCTGGCGAAGTTCGGCGGCATCTTCGCCGTGACCCAGATTCCGCTCGCCGTCAGCGAGGGCCTGCTCACCGTGCTTGTGATGCGGCTGCTCACCCAGTCCAGCAAGGGCGACCTGATCCGGCTCGGCGTGCTCGCCGGGCGTACGGCCGAGCGACACGAGGGGGCGGCCGCGCGATGA
- a CDS encoding energy-coupling factor ABC transporter substrate-binding protein, whose amino-acid sequence MSRNAKINTLLLLVVAALAVLPLALGLGDHKEEPFTGADAEAETAITELQPDYEPWFSPLYEPPSGEIESALFALQAALGAGVLAYYFGLRRGRRQGAARAGAAGTEATGTEGVPAAAEADTKTGIGTGTGAGIGADAGTGTRTGSDSGAGAASGVRAVDGRDA is encoded by the coding sequence ATGAGCCGGAACGCGAAGATCAACACCCTGCTGCTGCTCGTCGTCGCGGCGCTGGCGGTCCTGCCGCTGGCGCTGGGCCTCGGCGACCACAAGGAGGAGCCCTTCACGGGGGCGGACGCGGAGGCGGAGACCGCGATCACCGAACTCCAGCCGGACTACGAGCCGTGGTTCAGCCCGCTCTACGAACCGCCGTCCGGGGAGATCGAGTCCGCGCTCTTCGCCCTTCAGGCGGCCCTCGGCGCGGGCGTCCTCGCGTACTACTTCGGCCTGCGGCGCGGCCGCAGGCAGGGGGCGGCCCGGGCGGGCGCGGCCGGGACGGAGGCGACGGGGACGGAGGGCGTGCCCGCGGCCGCCGAAGCCGACACCAAGACCGGGATCGGGACCGGGACCGGCGCCGGCATCGGCGCCGACGCCGGGACCGGCACCCGTACCGGCAGCGACAGCGGTGCCGGCGCCGCCTCCGGTGTCCGGGCCGTCGACGGTCGGGACGCGTAG
- the cbiQ gene encoding cobalt ECF transporter T component CbiQ, translated as MLPIDAAAHSSRWRRRHPAEKALLGFGLTLCAVSLPPWPGAPLVAAATLTVLLGPAGVPGRALWRAFRIPLGFCVTGAIPLLFEVGGERGLVALAPGGPAQAGGLLLRTASASLGVLLFAFTTPVSDVLPRLVRAGVPAPVVDVALVMYRIIFLLLDSLTKIRQAQAARLGLTSRAATWRSLGGLGATTFVRAFDRAQRLQSGLAGRGYDGTLRVLVPACAVSRRFLAATGALLAGLVVLTLVLERFLP; from the coding sequence ATGCTGCCGATCGACGCGGCGGCGCACAGCAGTCGCTGGCGCCGTCGCCATCCCGCCGAGAAGGCGCTGCTCGGCTTCGGTCTGACCCTGTGCGCGGTGTCCCTGCCGCCCTGGCCCGGGGCGCCGCTCGTCGCGGCGGCCACGCTCACGGTGCTGCTCGGCCCGGCCGGTGTGCCGGGCCGGGCGCTGTGGCGGGCGTTCCGCATCCCCCTGGGCTTCTGTGTGACGGGAGCGATCCCGCTGCTCTTCGAGGTCGGCGGGGAGCGAGGTCTGGTGGCGCTCGCGCCGGGCGGTCCGGCGCAGGCCGGCGGGCTGCTGCTGCGGACCGCTTCGGCCTCGCTCGGGGTGCTGCTGTTCGCGTTCACGACGCCGGTGTCCGACGTCCTGCCCCGGCTCGTACGGGCCGGGGTGCCGGCCCCGGTGGTGGACGTGGCGCTCGTGATGTACCGGATCATCTTCCTGCTGCTCGACTCGCTGACCAAGATCCGGCAGGCGCAGGCGGCCCGGCTCGGGCTCACCTCGCGGGCCGCGACCTGGCGGTCCCTGGGAGGTCTCGGCGCGACCACGTTCGTGCGGGCCTTCGACCGGGCGCAGCGGCTGCAGTCGGGGCTCGCGGGTCGCGGATACGACGGGACGCTGCGGGTGCTGGTGCCCGCGTGCGCGGTGTCCCGCCGGTTCCTCGCCGCGACGGGCGCCCTGCTGGCGGGGCTCGTCGTCCTCACTCTCGTACTGGAAAGGTTCCTGCCGTGA
- a CDS encoding energy-coupling factor ABC transporter ATP-binding protein, with product MSPTPVVELVNAGFAYEDGPPVLSGVDFAVAEGRAVALLGRNGSGKTTLLRLLSGGLRCGSGALLLDGAEVAYDRKGLTRLRTTVQLVVQDPDDQLFAASVGQDVSFGPMNLGLPEEEVRLRVREALEALDIVALADRPTHLLSYGQRKRAAIAGAVAMRPRVLIMDEPTAGLDPHGQERLLDALGRLREAGTTVLMATHDVDLALRWADEAAVLAPSGLRTGPVAELLADDALLAEARLRRPWGTAVARLLRARGLLGAEGPEPRTPEELDAWLDAGAGPVVAPVAAESSGG from the coding sequence ATGTCACCGACCCCTGTCGTGGAGCTGGTGAACGCCGGTTTCGCCTACGAGGACGGGCCGCCGGTCCTGTCGGGCGTGGACTTCGCCGTCGCCGAGGGGCGGGCGGTCGCGCTGCTCGGCCGCAACGGCAGCGGCAAGACGACGCTGCTGCGGCTGCTCAGCGGTGGGCTGCGGTGCGGGAGCGGGGCGCTGCTCCTCGACGGGGCGGAGGTGGCGTACGACCGGAAGGGACTGACCCGGCTGCGGACCACCGTGCAGCTGGTGGTGCAGGATCCGGACGATCAGCTGTTCGCGGCGTCGGTGGGTCAGGACGTGTCGTTCGGTCCGATGAACCTGGGACTTCCCGAGGAAGAGGTACGGCTCCGGGTGCGCGAGGCACTGGAGGCGCTGGACATCGTGGCGCTGGCGGACCGGCCGACGCATCTGCTGTCGTACGGGCAGCGCAAGCGGGCGGCGATCGCGGGCGCGGTGGCCATGCGGCCCCGGGTGCTGATCATGGACGAGCCGACGGCGGGGCTCGACCCGCACGGGCAGGAGCGGCTGCTCGACGCACTCGGGCGGCTGCGGGAGGCGGGGACGACGGTGCTGATGGCGACGCACGATGTCGATCTGGCGCTGCGCTGGGCGGACGAGGCGGCGGTCCTCGCGCCTTCGGGCCTGCGGACCGGCCCGGTGGCCGAGCTCCTCGCGGACGACGCGCTGCTCGCGGAGGCCCGGCTGCGGCGGCCCTGGGGCACGGCGGTGGCGCGGCTGCTGCGTGCGCGGGGGCTGCTCGGTGCGGAGGGGCCGGAGCCGCGGACGCCGGAGGAACTGGACGCGTGGCTGGACGCGGGTGCCGGGCCGGTCGTCGCGCCGGTCGCCGCGGAGTCGTCCGGCGGCTGA